The Periplaneta americana isolate PAMFEO1 chromosome 2, P.americana_PAMFEO1_priV1, whole genome shotgun sequence genome has a window encoding:
- the LOC138713138 gene encoding ankyrin repeat and death domain-containing protein 1A-like → MAKPNPIPDLKQRVKTLEGQVRLLLPLIEEVRVLKERLDSRCLHGLEARKEEEKVGSSNDIEELKEKLKLRERELRETQAELEKLKEESEREKAELRQKYEEEHQLRLQQEKSYQDQLGKLRQELEAGREMRRQLEESKEEALRALREELQAKGEELKKMADELQAERQKTAELRAAAEVGPNLQQKDSQGRTELHRAAERGDTHRVQLLLDAGSPVNAVDHDGCTPLWLAAWQGRQDACRALLAAGARPDVKGGLSGRTALHVAAYRGHPAVCELLLAAGARPNEPDDADQCTALHRAACNGRAPVVQLLLQHGAERGARDKQGRTALDLARQCGYTAVAAMLQG, encoded by the exons ATGGCAAAACCGAATCCTATCCCCGACCTCAAGCAGCGAGTGAAGACCCTCGAGGGACAGGTTCGACTGCTGCTTCCTCTCATAGAGGAGGTGAGGGTCCTCAAGGAGAGGTTGGACTCGCGGTGCCTGCATGGCCTGGAGGCAaggaaggaagaggaaaaagtagGGAGCAGCAACGACATTGAGGAGCTGAAGGAGAAATTGAAGCTGAGGGAGAGGGAATTAAGAGAAACACAGGCTGAACTGGAAAAGCTGAAAGAAGAATCTGAAAGA GAGAAAGCAGAACTGAGGCAGAAATATGAAGAAGAGCACCAGTTGCGGCTCCAGCAGGAAAAA AGTTACCAGGATCAGCTGGGGAAGCTGAGACAAGAACTGGAGGCTGGGCGGGAGATGAGGCGCCAGCTGGAAGAA agTAAGGAGGAAGCACTGCGGGCTCTGCGAGAAGAACTGCAAGCGAAGGGGGAGGAACTGAAGAAAATGGCAGACGAACTGCAAGCGGAGCGCCAGAAGACAGCA GAGCTCAGAGCTGCGGCTGAGGTCGGGCCCAACCTGCAGCAGAAGGACAGCCAAGGcaggactgagctacaccgggcaGCGGAGCGGGGGGACACACACAGGGTGCAGCTGCTCCTGGATGCAGGCAGCCCGGTGAACGCCGTGGATCATGATGGCTGCACGCCCTTGTGGCTGGCTGCATGGCAAGGCCGCCAGGATGCGTGCAGGGCGCTGCTGGCTGCCGGGGCGCGGCCGGATGTGAAGGGAGGACTATCTGGCCGCACTGCTCTGCATGTGGCTGCATACCGTGGGCACCCTGCAGTGTGTGAGCTGCTGCTGGCAGCTGGGGCGCGGCCCAACGAGCCTGATGATGCAGACCAGTGCACTGCACTGCACCGTGCAGCATGTAACGGCCGCGCCCCAGTGGTGCAGCTGCTGTTGCAGCATGGCGCTGAGCGGGGGGCGAGGGATAAGCAGGGACGGACGGCCCTGGACCTGGCGCGTCAGTGCGGGTACACAGCAGTGGCGGCCATGCTGCAGGGCTGA